A genome region from Methanobacterium subterraneum includes the following:
- a CDS encoding glycosyltransferase family 39 protein: MEKKNFLITNFDLSISLIIYSILAIFSINYYHFNLGTDGISYLSIAENYVNGCWSLAINGYWSPLYSWLLTPIIFFDYNVSTAPYVTRIVSLVAGFVTIISLNRLSLTFNLNRTVKKVLLITSIPMILFYSIFKDTPDVLVVCLLVYYFSFIFDENYPNYWINGAICGFLGGMGFLTKTYIFPFFMVHFLFFNFLYYFKGLKKNRKGVKKNLIVGLVVFLAISGIWITTLSLKYDKPTIGTTTEYNHAIVGPEYGNHPVYSIGLIRPPNPSATSTWEEPSLVKLNDWSPFESREYFEFQLKLTKDNLLKTAIIFEYYSLLSFAIIFISLYFILKLKTERSFKNRLIYIMLTIFIYSSGYLLIFVEERYLWPAITLMMFCGFYIISTLYKEKNLSLKFRNIFLVILMVSFIFTPAFELFIYPSTDNGLYDLSKTLQNDYGLQGNIASNGHWENTLAISYYLNNQYYGLPKNIIDPVELKNELIANNITYYFVWGDSNNVQVINYNELTNGRIQGLRIYGRTYN, from the coding sequence ATGGAAAAAAAGAATTTTCTTATCACTAATTTTGATTTAAGCATAAGCTTAATTATATATTCAATTCTCGCAATATTTTCCATCAATTATTATCATTTTAATCTTGGAACCGATGGAATTTCATATTTATCTATAGCTGAGAATTATGTAAATGGATGCTGGTCACTTGCCATTAACGGATATTGGAGTCCTCTTTACTCCTGGTTACTGACACCAATCATTTTTTTTGATTATAATGTATCAACTGCACCATATGTGACTAGGATAGTGTCTTTAGTAGCCGGTTTTGTTACTATAATCAGCTTGAATAGGCTAAGTCTCACTTTTAATTTAAATAGAACAGTGAAAAAAGTTTTATTGATAACTTCAATCCCCATGATTTTATTTTATTCAATATTTAAGGACACACCGGATGTACTGGTAGTCTGCCTGCTTGTTTACTATTTCAGTTTTATTTTCGATGAAAATTATCCGAATTATTGGATTAATGGTGCTATATGTGGGTTTCTGGGTGGTATGGGTTTTTTAACCAAAACTTATATTTTTCCTTTTTTCATGGTGCATTTCCTTTTTTTCAATTTTTTATACTATTTTAAAGGACTTAAAAAAAATAGAAAGGGTGTAAAAAAAAATCTAATTGTGGGATTGGTAGTATTTCTGGCAATTAGTGGAATATGGATCACAACTTTAAGCTTAAAATATGATAAACCAACCATTGGGACTACAACAGAATATAATCACGCAATTGTTGGTCCTGAGTATGGTAATCATCCGGTTTATTCCATAGGACTTATTAGGCCCCCAAATCCAAGTGCCACAAGTACTTGGGAGGAACCTTCATTAGTTAAATTGAATGACTGGAGTCCCTTTGAATCACGGGAATATTTTGAATTTCAGTTAAAACTAACCAAGGACAACCTTCTCAAAACAGCTATTATATTTGAATATTACTCATTATTATCCTTTGCAATAATTTTTATTAGTTTATACTTTATCCTGAAATTGAAGACCGAGAGATCTTTTAAAAACAGATTGATTTATATAATGCTCACCATATTTATATATTCCTCAGGATATTTGCTTATTTTCGTTGAAGAACGTTATTTATGGCCTGCAATTACTTTAATGATGTTTTGTGGATTTTATATAATTAGTACGCTGTATAAAGAAAAGAATCTTAGTTTAAAATTCAGAAATATATTTTTAGTAATTTTGATGGTATCTTTTATCTTTACTCCAGCTTTTGAATTGTTTATTTATCCCAGTACTGATAATGGCTTGTATGATTTAAGTAAAACCTTACAAAATGACTATGGCCTACAAGGGAACATCGCATCCAATGGTCATTGGGAAAATACATTAGCGATTTCCTATTATCTGAACAACCAATATTATGGGTTACCCAAGAATATTATTGACCCTGTTGAACTCAAAAATGAATTAATTGCCAATAATATTACTTATTACTTTGTTTGGGGTGATTCAAATAATGTTCAGGTGATAAATTATAATGAACTAACCAATGGAAGGATTCAAGGGTTGAGAATATATGGAAGGACATATAATTGA
- a CDS encoding glycosyltransferase family protein has protein sequence MKKLKDLASFIRFEYDLLVLKRVSKIISQIEHGYCVKQYLPVKDQYKIAFIVPGMVSYSGGHTSILRLGTLLSQLGHDVYYITYDGTSREKMEKSAEINLPGYQGTFLEQSELNKFNSDIGIATYWESCYWLLAFQDIFDYKMYFIQDFEPYFYAMGDLYYLALNTYKFGFHMVSLGKWNKSIVERKTTEKVDYIDFPVELGQYKLKKRKIIINKLVKIALYLKLDSRRAPFLLIQQIGYLHEKLSKLGYELEVYVFGLNKHIKLPFIKNLGKLKTKELIELYNECHFGLVASLTNISLVNYEMTLSGIPVIDLADGSAPTFFSEEEMIFINSNIDDLYNKVIYYLNHQDVLNDVLETSQNKIINKRLSWENSSNQFNNIIYRNVSK, from the coding sequence ATGAAAAAACTAAAAGATTTAGCATCATTTATAAGATTTGAATATGATCTTCTGGTTTTAAAGAGAGTATCAAAAATTATTTCTCAAATAGAACATGGATATTGTGTAAAACAATATTTGCCTGTTAAAGATCAATATAAAATTGCTTTTATTGTTCCGGGCATGGTATCATATAGTGGTGGGCATACTTCCATATTACGATTAGGCACTTTACTATCTCAATTAGGACATGATGTGTATTACATCACATATGATGGTACTAGTAGGGAAAAAATGGAGAAAAGTGCAGAAATTAATTTGCCAGGATATCAAGGTACTTTCCTAGAACAAAGTGAATTAAATAAATTCAATTCAGATATAGGTATAGCTACCTACTGGGAATCTTGTTATTGGCTGCTTGCTTTTCAAGATATTTTTGATTATAAAATGTATTTTATTCAAGATTTCGAACCATATTTCTATGCTATGGGTGACCTCTATTATTTGGCATTGAATACATACAAATTTGGATTTCACATGGTAAGTCTTGGAAAATGGAATAAATCTATTGTGGAACGTAAAACAACTGAAAAAGTTGATTATATTGATTTTCCAGTTGAATTAGGACAGTATAAACTTAAAAAGAGAAAAATTATTATCAATAAACTTGTTAAAATAGCATTATACTTAAAATTGGATAGTAGAAGAGCACCCTTTCTTTTAATCCAACAAATTGGTTATCTTCATGAAAAATTATCAAAATTAGGATATGAACTAGAGGTATATGTATTTGGGTTAAATAAACATATTAAATTGCCATTTATTAAAAATTTAGGTAAACTCAAAACTAAAGAGTTAATTGAATTATATAATGAATGTCATTTTGGATTAGTTGCATCACTGACTAATATTTCATTAGTTAACTATGAAATGACTCTTTCAGGCATCCCGGTGATAGATCTCGCTGATGGTAGTGCACCTACCTTTTTTTCGGAAGAAGAAATGATTTTTATAAATTCTAATATTGATGATTTATACAATAAAGTGATATATTATTTAAATCACCAGGATGTATTAAATGATGTTCTTGAAACTTCTCAAAATAAAATAATTAATAAAAGATTGTCATGGGAAAATTCATCAAATCAGTTTAATAATATTATTTACAGGAATGTTTCTAAATGA
- a CDS encoding glycosyltransferase, which translates to MNKDSNVCAVIATYNRKKPLSKCLSYLQQCDSLDAIYLIDNASNDGTPNLLKNEGYISELPPLNTNEIWKTSSNVKNQDGNVIKFYYLRNFSNSGSAGGFHDGIREAYNEGYKWIWVLDNDSVPKKNSLNKLLEKTVLVKNIGFLCSKVLWRDGNVHVMNIPQVQPLVKEIPFNKFENSNVLVIRAASWLSLLIKREVIEEVGLPLKEFFVWAEDIEYTNRMTENNFLGLYVADSIVYHETQKNYSDDIIAADAENIMKYSFGIRNNLYLMKQRSVLLYILLLVYNLTFSNYNILKNRKDNKLKFFWTNTTSSFKSIFFRPGKD; encoded by the coding sequence ATGAATAAAGATTCTAATGTTTGTGCTGTAATTGCTACTTATAACAGGAAAAAACCATTATCTAAATGTTTATCCTATTTACAACAGTGTGATTCCCTAGATGCCATTTATTTAATAGATAACGCTTCAAATGATGGAACCCCAAACTTACTAAAAAATGAAGGTTATATCTCGGAGCTTCCTCCTTTAAATACTAATGAAATTTGGAAAACTTCTTCCAATGTAAAGAATCAAGATGGAAATGTAATTAAATTCTATTATTTAAGAAATTTTTCCAATAGTGGAAGTGCTGGGGGATTTCATGATGGAATTAGGGAAGCATATAATGAAGGTTATAAATGGATATGGGTTTTAGATAATGATTCCGTACCTAAAAAAAACTCATTAAATAAGTTATTGGAGAAAACTGTATTAGTGAAGAATATTGGTTTTTTATGTAGTAAAGTTTTATGGCGTGATGGAAATGTTCATGTCATGAACATTCCCCAAGTACAGCCTTTAGTGAAGGAAATCCCTTTCAATAAATTCGAAAATAGTAATGTTTTAGTTATAAGGGCTGCTTCCTGGTTGTCTTTACTGATAAAAAGAGAAGTGATTGAAGAAGTGGGATTACCTTTGAAAGAATTTTTTGTTTGGGCCGAGGATATAGAATATACCAATCGCATGACTGAAAATAATTTTTTAGGTCTTTATGTAGCTGACAGTATTGTTTATCATGAAACTCAAAAAAATTATTCTGATGATATTATTGCAGCTGATGCAGAAAATATTATGAAATATTCATTTGGCATAAGAAATAACCTTTATCTTATGAAACAACGCAGTGTACTCCTTTATATTCTGTTATTAGTTTACAATCTAACTTTTTCCAACTATAATATTCTTAAGAATAGGAAAGATAATAAATTAAAGTTTTTTTGGACAAATACGACATCATCTTTTAAATCAATATTTTTTAGACCTGGAAAAGATTAA
- a CDS encoding glycosyltransferase family 2 protein, with protein sequence MNPEITIIILNWNGWEDTIECLESLYQINYHNYEVIVVDNDSKDDSIEEIKKFCSNSNNTLKSERNIDIKMFEYEEKDFHHVNPYLESEKTIRNLILLKNSKNYGYAKGNNIGIRFALRVFNPDFILLLNNDTIADENFLNELTKAAENQERVGIYSPKLLNAYDHKIIDSTGHIISWGRIIDRGHGKIDKHQFDKKINIMGAKGAGAFYKREMLESIGLLRESYITSYEDAELSWRASKNSWKAVYVPKSIIYHKGWRSIKKDNSKWFYFWGLSLKNTTSTVKEYGTFYQKTIFSVFLIYFMIGSFLLRITRIRNSGVNYAHLLKELYK encoded by the coding sequence ATGAACCCAGAAATAACAATAATAATCCTAAACTGGAATGGTTGGGAAGATACTATTGAATGTTTAGAATCTTTATATCAGATTAATTATCATAATTATGAGGTTATTGTGGTTGACAATGATTCAAAAGATGATTCAATTGAAGAAATAAAGAAATTTTGCTCTAACTCCAATAATACTCTGAAATCTGAAAGAAATATTGATATTAAAATGTTTGAATATGAAGAAAAAGATTTTCACCATGTTAATCCATATTTAGAATCTGAAAAAACCATTAGAAATTTGATCCTTTTAAAAAATTCTAAAAATTATGGATATGCCAAAGGAAACAATATAGGTATTAGATTTGCTCTACGCGTGTTTAATCCTGATTTTATTTTATTGTTGAATAATGATACGATTGCAGATGAAAATTTCCTGAACGAATTAACTAAAGCTGCAGAAAACCAAGAAAGAGTGGGAATCTACTCCCCTAAATTATTAAATGCATATGATCATAAAATAATTGATTCTACTGGCCATATTATCAGTTGGGGACGGATTATAGATCGAGGTCATGGAAAAATTGATAAACATCAATTTGACAAAAAAATTAATATAATGGGTGCTAAAGGAGCAGGAGCTTTTTACAAACGTGAAATGTTAGAATCAATTGGTTTGCTCAGAGAGAGTTACATTACTTCTTATGAAGATGCGGAACTATCTTGGAGAGCGAGTAAAAATTCTTGGAAAGCGGTTTACGTTCCCAAATCCATCATATATCACAAAGGCTGGAGAAGTATTAAGAAAGACAATTCAAAATGGTTCTATTTTTGGGGGTTGAGCTTAAAAAATACAACATCGACCGTAAAAGAATATGGAACTTTTTATCAAAAGACAATATTTTCAGTATTTCTGATATACTTCATGATTGGGAGTTTTTTGCTTAGAATAACTCGTATTAGAAATTCTGGAGTAAATTATGCTCATCTATTAAAAGAATTGTATAAATAA